A stretch of DNA from Thermotoga sp.:
TCTTTCATAACAGCGTTCACTTCTTCTGCTGTGGTTTCCTTCTCAACGAGAACGGTGAGGTCTGTGATGGATCCATCGGGAGTCGGTACCCTGATGGCCATACCGTCGAGTTTGCCTTTCACTTCGGGAACGACAAGCGCTACTGCCTTTGCCGCACCGGTGGTAGTGGGAATGATGTTCACCGCAGCAGCTCTGGCCCTTCTCAGATCTTTGTGCGGTAGATCGAGCACTCTCTGATCGTTCGTGTAGGAATGAACAGTTGTGAGCATACCGCTAACGATTCCGAACTTCTCGTGGAGTACCTTCACGATGGGTGCGATGGAGTTCGTCGTACAGGATGCACAGGAAATGATGGTGTGTTCGGGTTTCAACTGATCTTCGTTACAGCCGATAACGACCGTGATGTCCTCTCCCTTAGCAGGAGCTGTGATTATGACCTTTTTCGCACCAGCCTGAAGGTGAAGCTCTGCCTTTTCCCTGTTTCTGAACACACCCGTGGATTCGATCACGAAGTCGACCCCGAGATCCTTCCACGGAAGCTTGGAAGGATCAGGCTCTGCGAACACTTTGATCTCCTCTCCATCAATGATCAGAGAGGTATCGGTGTATTCGACTTTCCCAGGGAACTTCTTGTGAACAGAATCGTACTTGAGGAGGTGTGCAAGAGTTCTGGTGTCTGTCAAATCGTTGATGGCCACCACTTCGATGTCGGGGTTCTTCCTTTCATAGATGATCCTGTAGACCAGTCTTCCGATTCTACCGAAACCGTTAATAGCCACTCTTGCCATGCTCTTTCCCTCCTTCTCACATTAATCCTGGTATTCCAAACTGTTGGGTGATTTTGCTCATCTCCTCCTCCCGGCGCTTTTCAATCTTCTCTATGATCTCGTTCATACCAGCCACGAGAAGATCTTTCAACGTTTCGAAATCTTCCTTCAGATCTTCGTCGATCTCTACCTCCTTCACCCTGCGATCGCACGTCGCCACAATTCTGACGGCTCCTCCACCAACGGAAGTCTCCACTTCCATCTCGGAAAAACTCTCTTCCAGCTCTTGCATCTTCTTCTGTAGTTCTTCCTGCATCTTCATGAAATCTTTGAGGATTTTTTCTTGCTTTCCCCCACCCAGGCTCTTTCCACCGAAACTCTTGATCCTTTTCAAACTATCCCTCCTGTTCGAAGAGCTTCAGAATCTTCTGAGAAACCTTCTCTATTGTCTCCTCTTTTCCCATCAGCCGAAGCTCTACCTCGACTTTTCTTCCCAGTTTCTTCGAAAAGAGATTCTCCAGTTCGGAAAGTTTCTTTTTCATGAGCTCATAGTGCATTGATTTGGAAGAATCGAACGTTACAACGACCTTTCCTTCCTCGAAGCTCACCTCAGAAAGACTGAGTGCGACGAACACAGAGAGATCTCCCTTTTCTTTCAGCTCCTCCATCAGTTCCTTGAAACGTTCTTCGAACTCACTGTCTTTTTTTCTCTCCTCTTTTGTCGCACTCTCCTGAGTATTATTCGTACTCGTTTTCTCCGGTGCCTTTTCACTGGCAAACCTTGTGGCTATGTAAGCAGATCCCACTCGACACACAAGGTGTTTTTCTTCAGCAAATTTTATCTCCCGAAGAAGGTTAAGAAGTTGTCTCGAGACCTGAACGATGTCAGACGGTGAGACACTGTAGACCCTTTTTTCCCTTTCCAAATCGTCTACCAGATCTTCAACAGCTTCCTGGATGAGGACTTCGTAATCCTTACCACCGTAGTAAACATCGTCCAGGACGGTGAAAACCTTCTTCACATCCCTCGATAGAATGGCGTTCACGTAGTCTCTCACCACCTGGATCGGGATCAATCCAAGGGCTCTGTGAACCGTCTCCAGATCGATCCTTCCCTCTGAGAACTTCCAGACCTGCTCCAGCATGGTGAGGGCGTCTCTCATCCCCCCGGCTGCCCTCCTCGCTATGAACCTCAATGCCTCCTCGTCGATGTCTATACCTTCGGCCCTGGCAACTTCCTGGAGCCTCTTCTCTATGAGTTCGTCTGGAATGTTCCTGAACTCGAAAACCTGACACCTGGAGATTATCGTCGGCGGCACCTTTTCTAAGTTGGTGGTCGCAAGGACGAACACAACGTGTGAAGGAGGTTCCTCGAGCGTTTTCAAAAGAGCGTTGAAAGCTTCTTTGGTGAGCATGTGCACTTCGTCTATTATGTAGACCTTGTACTTTCCCTCCATCGGCCTGTAGCCCACAGCATCCCTGATCCTTCTGATTTCGTCTATCCCCCTGTTCGATGCCGCATCGAGTTCTACGACGTCCATGAACGTACCTTCGTCGATCTCTCTACACGACCTGCACCTGTTGCACGGCTCAACTCCTTTTCTGTCCTCACAGTTCAGGGATTTTGCCAGGATCCTTGCGAGTGTCGTCTTCCCCGTTCCCCTGGGTCCGGCAAATATGTATCCATGGGCAACACTGTCTTTCTGTATCGCCCCGATTATCGCCTTCTTCACGTGGTCTTGATTCACTACTTCCGAAAAAGTCTTTGGTCTGTACTTCCTGTAGAGAACCTCCATGAAATCACCTCGTGTAGTATAATCAAACTGTATCCAGCACTATTATACCAGAGGGGATTTTAAAAGTGATTGAACAGAGGAGGAAGATCGTGAAAAAAATAACTATACTGGTCCTGGTGCTCGTCCTGACACCTGTCTTTCTGAGCACCATTCCAACCAAGAAGAATATCTCCTTCCGGGAGATAAACACCATCATCGTGAAAGAGTGGTTCAAGGATCTGGTCAAATCGAGAAGATCGTCCTACAAACTGAAGAGCGACGAAGAATTCCTTGAAGATCTGTGGCGAACGATAAACGAAGTGGCACGTGAAACCAACATTGACCCGATCCTCCTCGTCTCGGTCATAGATGTGGAGAGCGATTTCAGAAACGTGATAGGATTGTATGGAGAGCTGGGGATGATGCAGATTAAAAAAGAGACAGCTAGGATGGTGGCAAACGTCTACAACCTGGAACCCCCAGAATCAGGCTGGACAGAGCTCATCTGGAACTACCGTTTGAACATAAAGTACGGTGCCCACTATTTGAAGTACCTGTACAACAAGTTCAAAGATCTCAGGCTGGCGCTCGAGTATTACAACGGTGGAAACAGCAGGAAAGCGTACGCAAAAAAGATTCTTGAAACGTACGAGCGTTTCAAAAGAGAACTGGGCATTTAAACCTTTGTGTAGATCTTGCCGGAAGAGTCCTGAATTACTCGAAGGGTCAACCCCTCCACTTCCAGCTCCTCTAGTTTCTTACCATCCGGAGTTTTGTAGACCATTTTTCTACTTCCCTTCATCTCCTCGAGGAGTTCGAAGAGAACCCTGGAAAATCTTTTCGTAACGGAAAAAGTGAGTTTCTTGTTCAGGATTACTCCATTTACACCCATGAGAAAAAGCTTCTCCAGTATTTCCTCAGTGATCTCCTGAAAGAAGAATTTGTTCTTCTTGAACCTTCCCACAGCCACTATCTCTCCTGTCAAATCGTAGAGCTTTATTCCTTCTGATCTTTCGTACTTTTCAATGATATCAACAGTATCTTTGTCCACAACTACTATCTTTCCA
This window harbors:
- the gap gene encoding type I glyceraldehyde-3-phosphate dehydrogenase, which produces MARVAINGFGRIGRLVYRIIYERKNPDIEVVAINDLTDTRTLAHLLKYDSVHKKFPGKVEYTDTSLIIDGEEIKVFAEPDPSKLPWKDLGVDFVIESTGVFRNREKAELHLQAGAKKVIITAPAKGEDITVVIGCNEDQLKPEHTIISCASCTTNSIAPIVKVLHEKFGIVSGMLTTVHSYTNDQRVLDLPHKDLRRARAAAVNIIPTTTGAAKAVALVVPEVKGKLDGMAIRVPTPDGSITDLTVLVEKETTAEEVNAVMK
- a CDS encoding YbaB/EbfC family nucleoid-associated protein; this translates as MKRIKSFGGKSLGGGKQEKILKDFMKMQEELQKKMQELEESFSEMEVETSVGGGAVRIVATCDRRVKEVEIDEDLKEDFETLKDLLVAGMNEIIEKIEKRREEEMSKITQQFGIPGLM
- the dnaX gene encoding DNA polymerase III subunit gamma/tau, with product MEVLYRKYRPKTFSEVVNQDHVKKAIIGAIQKDSVAHGYIFAGPRGTGKTTLARILAKSLNCEDRKGVEPCNRCRSCREIDEGTFMDVVELDAASNRGIDEIRRIRDAVGYRPMEGKYKVYIIDEVHMLTKEAFNALLKTLEEPPSHVVFVLATTNLEKVPPTIISRCQVFEFRNIPDELIEKRLQEVARAEGIDIDEEALRFIARRAAGGMRDALTMLEQVWKFSEGRIDLETVHRALGLIPIQVVRDYVNAILSRDVKKVFTVLDDVYYGGKDYEVLIQEAVEDLVDDLEREKRVYSVSPSDIVQVSRQLLNLLREIKFAEEKHLVCRVGSAYIATRFASEKAPEKTSTNNTQESATKEERKKDSEFEERFKELMEELKEKGDLSVFVALSLSEVSFEEGKVVVTFDSSKSMHYELMKKKLSELENLFSKKLGRKVEVELRLMGKEETIEKVSQKILKLFEQEG
- a CDS encoding transglycosylase SLT domain-containing protein is translated as MKKITILVLVLVLTPVFLSTIPTKKNISFREINTIIVKEWFKDLVKSRRSSYKLKSDEEFLEDLWRTINEVARETNIDPILLVSVIDVESDFRNVIGLYGELGMMQIKKETARMVANVYNLEPPESGWTELIWNYRLNIKYGAHYLKYLYNKFKDLRLALEYYNGGNSRKAYAKKILETYERFKRELGI
- a CDS encoding tartrate dehydratase, with translation MICLKIVLRYPVSLNVIRRLTSGDVVHYIGKIVVVDKDTVDIIEKYERSEGIKLYDLTGEIVAVGRFKKNKFFFQEITEEILEKLFLMGVNGVILNKKLTFSVTKRFSRVLFELLEEMKGSRKMVYKTPDGKKLEELEVEGLTLRVIQDSSGKIYTKV